Part of the Arcobacter sp. F155 genome, GTTGAAAGTTATAAAAAAGAGAATGAATTTTGGCTTATAAATGATGAAATAAAAGCAGAGAATTTGATTATCTGTACTGGTGCAGATGTTTCATTAATAGAAGAAAAATATTTTAATATAAGAGCAGTCTGGGGACAAAAGATAGATATAGAATCTACAACTTGTATATCTAAAAACTACCATAAGGCTTGTTCACTTTCACATTCAACTAAACTTGAAGATAAAAACACTTACTTAACATCAATTGGTGCTACACATAATAGAATAGATTGTGATTTAAGGGTTTGTAACTGTTGTTTAAGAAAAAAAGAGTTAAGTGATATAGAGCATGATACTTATACAAAAGAGCTTGTAATGAGTAACACTAAAGAGCTACTAGAAAAAGCAAATGATATAAAACTTATACATGAACCAAAAGTTGTTGATGTTAAGATTGGACCAAGAGCTTCTAGTGTTGATTACTTTCCAATGGTTGGAAAACTTGTTGACTCTAAAAAAACATTAGAAGAGTTTCCTCATTTAAAAAATGGCTCTCATATTAAAGATGAGATGATTAGTACAATTGATAACTTATATGTACTAAATGGCGTAGGTGGAAGAGGCTATGTTTTATCCCCTTATTTAGCAAAAAAGTTAGTTGATAAAATAGAAAAAAATAATTTTTTGAACGTGGAGATTTCTACACATAGATTATTTAAAAGATGGGTTAAAAAATTATTTTAATAAATCATTAATTTTATATTGATATTATCTTGTGAATTTTTTTAGGAAGGACTAAAATGGCAAATTTATTAAAAGTGATTTTTTTAGGTTTAGTTGGTTTTGCTCTACTTGTTTTCTTTACAGCAGAGAAACCAAAACAAATTGTAGCAAATGAAAATGTAGTTAATATTGTAAAGTATGATTCTTTACCTTCGGTTTTTGAAATTGTAGGAAAAGAAGATAAAGTTAAAAAAGAAGACCTTATTAAAAAAGGTGAAAAGACTTTAGTTGTTGTTGGTAATCATGATTCTTTATCAGTAGTAAAAGAGTTACCAAACTACTTTGAATTAAAAACTCCATATATCATGGTTGCAAATATTTCTGCTGCACCTTGGTTTGTAAAAAAGATGTTTATCCCTGGTAAACTTGAAGAATTAAATGAAGGTTCAAATGTTCCTATGATTTATGACTTTGAAGGTGATATGGTAAATACTTTAAATGTAGTTGATAATTCAAAAACAAAGTTTGTTGCATTTGTTGTTTCAAAAGAGGGAGCAATTTCAAAACTTTATGAAGGTCAAGTAAAAGAGGGTGCTTTAGATGGTTCTATGACAGAAGAAGAAAAGAAAAAAGCACTACAACCACTATTTAACTCACTAAATAATATATAAGCTCACATTAATCTAATTAAGACAATTTTTGTCTTAATTAGAAAATCTACATAATTTTTATTAATTTCTTTTTAAGTTAATTTTGTATTATACTTGTACAGATAAAATATTTTAAAAGGATTATAAATGAAACACGAATTAATGAAATTACCATATGAACTAGATGCTTTAGAGCCACAAATGTCAAAAGAGACTTTAGAGTTCCATTATGGTAAGCACCACCAAACATATGTTACAAAATTAAATGGTCTTATTGAAGGAACTAAATTTGAAAATCTTTCTTTAGAAGAGATTGTAAAGAGTTCTGAAGGTGGTGTATTTAATAACGCTGCTCAAGTTTTAAATCATGATTTCTTTTGGAATGGATTAACTCCTAATGGTTCTGAGATTCCAGCAAATGTAGAAGCAGCATTAACAGAAACTTTTGGTTCTGTAGACGGATTTAAAGAAGAGTTTACAAATGCAGCAGTTAATAACTTTGGTTCAGGTTGGACTTGGCTTGTTAAAAATGCAGAAGGTAAGTTAGAAATCGTTTCTACTTCAAATGCAGCTACTCCTGTAACTTCTGGATTAACTCCATTATTAACATGTGATGTGTGGGAGCACGCATACTATATCGACGTAAGAAATGCAAGACCAGCATACTTAGAAAACTTCTGGGCTTTAGTTAACTGGAACTTTGTAGCAGAAAACTTAGCTAAATAAATATAATTTAAAATAAAAGAGGATTTCCTCTTTTATTTACTTAACCATTCTATTGCATCATCTTCTTTTTCAAAAGTCTGTATTTGACCACTAATAAACCAAGATGATACTTTTGCACCAACTTCTATCCAAGTTTTATTTGTAATAATAGCAACTTTATCAAATTCGTTACCATGTTTTAATCCAAGCTTTAAATCATCCCAAGCAGCTTGAAATTCCCAGCCTTTTAATTCACTACAATCTATTAGTGCTTTTATTTTTGGTTCATTTATCTCTTTTAGTGCATTTTCAATCATAGGAGTGATTGTTTGATAGTCTTGGTGGGTTAGGGTACCTAT contains:
- a CDS encoding STAS/SEC14 domain-containing protein; its protein translation is MSVSKHGLSIGLQRTNTKLYLYLKAIGTLTHQDYQTITPMIENALKEINEPKIKALIDCSELKGWEFQAAWDDLKLGLKHGNEFDKVAIITNKTWIEVGAKVSSWFISGQIQTFEKEDDAIEWLSK
- a CDS encoding superoxide dismutase translates to MKHELMKLPYELDALEPQMSKETLEFHYGKHHQTYVTKLNGLIEGTKFENLSLEEIVKSSEGGVFNNAAQVLNHDFFWNGLTPNGSEIPANVEAALTETFGSVDGFKEEFTNAAVNNFGSGWTWLVKNAEGKLEIVSTSNAATPVTSGLTPLLTCDVWEHAYYIDVRNARPAYLENFWALVNWNFVAENLAK
- a CDS encoding FAD-dependent oxidoreductase, coding for MNKTYKYIIIGAGIAGCSTAYFLSKYSKSILLIDRNCDLAQGASGAAGAFLSPLLGKPNKFKDLVTEALKFSTEFYKEITPKEITNCGVVRIPKNNEDEEKFQTYKPYMDFEFSQEEKGYFFEIGSQVNSYNICKILANDIEKKFKYEVESYKKENEFWLINDEIKAENLIICTGADVSLIEEKYFNIRAVWGQKIDIESTTCISKNYHKACSLSHSTKLEDKNTYLTSIGATHNRIDCDLRVCNCCLRKKELSDIEHDTYTKELVMSNTKELLEKANDIKLIHEPKVVDVKIGPRASSVDYFPMVGKLVDSKKTLEEFPHLKNGSHIKDEMISTIDNLYVLNGVGGRGYVLSPYLAKKLVDKIEKNNFLNVEISTHRLFKRWVKKLF